GCCGGAAACGGCGGAGAAGGACCGCCGCCGCCTGACCGACGCCCTGCGCCTGCTGCGCGCCGCCCGCCCCGATCTGACGATCACCGTCGATCTGGTGGAGCATCGCGGCTTCGAGTACCAGACCGGCCTCAGCTTCACCCTGTTCGCGCGCGACGTGCGCGGCGAGCTGGGGGCGGGGGGCCGCTACCGCGCCGGCGTGCGTCCGGGCGTGGAGGAGGAGGGCGAGCCGGGGACCGGCTTCACCCTCTACATGGATACGCTCCTGCGCGCCGTTCCGGCGCCGGAGCCGGCCAAGCGCGTGTATGTGCCGCATGGCACCTCCTGGGCCGCGGCGGGCAAGCTGCGCGCCGAGGGCTGGGTCACCGTGGCGGGGCTGGCCCCCGTGGCGGACGCGGCGGCGGAGGCCCGGCGGCTGGACTGCGGCCATCGGCTGGACGGCGGCACGGTCACGCCGCTGACTTGAGACTTCACGAGAGGCGACCCCCGCGCCGCGGGGGCGCCTTTGCATGGGCAACGTTTTCTTTCTGCCTTCTTTTTTTGCGGAGACACACATGGCCAACGTGGCGGTGGTCGGCGCCCAGTGGGGCGACGAGGGCAAGGGCAAGATCGTCGACTGGCTGTCCAGCCGGGCCGACGTGGTGGTGCGCTTCCAGGGCGGTCACAACGCCGGCCACACGCTGGTGATCAACGGCGTGACGTACAAGCTGAGCCTGCTGCCTTCGGGCGTGGTTCGGCCCAACAAGCTGTCGATCATCGGCAACGGCGTCGTCTTCGACCCCTGGGCCTTCATCCGCGAAGTGACGGCGATCAAGAGCCAGGGCGTGGACGTGTCCCCCGCCACGCTCCAGGTCGCCGAGAACGTCCCGCTGATCCTCCCGGTCCACAGCGCGCTCGACAAGGCGCGCGAGGAGGCCCGCGGCGCCGGCAAGATCGGCACGACCGGCCGCGGCATCGGCCCGGCCTATGAGGACAAGGTGGCGCGCCGGGCCATCCGCCTGTGCGACCTCGGCGACGAGGCCGTGCTGAAGGAGAAGGTCGACGCCCTGCTGGCCCACCACAACCTGCTGCTCCGCGGCCTGGGTGCCCAAGAGATGAAGCCGGCGGACCTGCTGGACCCGCTGCGCGAGATCACCCCGCAGGTGCTGCCCTACGCGTCGGTCGTCTGGAAGACGCTGGACGAGCTGCGCCGCGCCGGCAAGCGCATCCTGTTCGAAGGCGCGCAGGGCCAGATGCTCGACATCGATCACGGCACCTATCCCTTCGTCACCTCCTCCAACACGGTGGCCGGCAACGCCGCCGCCGGCAGCGGCATGGGCCCGCGCGC
The window above is part of the Azospirillum sp. TSH58 genome. Proteins encoded here:
- a CDS encoding adenylosuccinate synthase, with the translated sequence MANVAVVGAQWGDEGKGKIVDWLSSRADVVVRFQGGHNAGHTLVINGVTYKLSLLPSGVVRPNKLSIIGNGVVFDPWAFIREVTAIKSQGVDVSPATLQVAENVPLILPVHSALDKAREEARGAGKIGTTGRGIGPAYEDKVARRAIRLCDLGDEAVLKEKVDALLAHHNLLLRGLGAQEMKPADLLDPLREITPQVLPYASVVWKTLDELRRAGKRILFEGAQGQMLDIDHGTYPFVTSSNTVAGNAAAGSGMGPRAVGYVLGICKAYTTRVGSGPFPTELFDDVGELIGQRGKEFGVVTGRKRRCGWFDAVMVRQAVKTGGIDGIAMTKLDVLDGFDEIKVCVGYRLDGQELDYFPANAGAQARVEPIYETFEGWKDSTQGARSWAELPAQAVKYVRHVEELIQAPVALLSTSPERDDTILMNDPFQD